The proteins below are encoded in one region of Pithys albifrons albifrons isolate INPA30051 chromosome 25, PitAlb_v1, whole genome shotgun sequence:
- the CNP gene encoding 2',3'-cyclic-nucleotide 3'-phosphodiesterase isoform X2 produces the protein MSTQSAKERPESLQFPFLDDEDTISTLKESKTLFILRGLPGSGKSTLAQAIHNRYKDACKVISVDHYKITPLIRSSIPEEYSKVDEDLVDYCKREISVVVLDDTHHERERLEQLFDIADKYRYKVIFAEPKTPWRLDCPQLKDKNQWKLSVEELKKMKPSLEKEFLPMYFGWFLSKRSSEILRKAGQAFLDELGSLKAFKKESKYFASAIDDPKMKIDLTSYFVKRPPGVLHCTTKYTEFGKAAGAEEYAQQEAVKASYGKGFTLSISALFITTKTVGARIELSEQQLLLWPGDADKILPADNLPRGSRAHITLGCANGVEAVQTGLDLLEFVKLEKAGNKGEQVGEIGGGKLLYFDNGMWMLVLSKKIDVRAIFSGYYGKGKLVPTQSTNKRGSAFSSCTII, from the exons atgtcTACTCAATCAGCGAAAGAAAGACCCGAGAGTTTGCAGTTCCCATTCCTGGACGATGAAGACACCATCTCCACACTCAAAGAATCCAAAACCCTTTTCATCCTCCGGGGCCTGCCTGGCAGCGGGAAGTCCACCCTGGCCCAGGCCATCCACAATCGGTACAAAGACGCCTGCAAAGTCATCTCTGTTGACCACTATAAAATTACACCACTAATAAGAAGCTCCATTCCTGAAGAGTACTCCAAGGTGGATGAGGATCTAGTTGACTATTGCAAACGGGAGATCAGCGTCGTCGTTTTGGATGACACTCACCACGAGCGGGAGCggctggagcagctctttgACATTGCCGACAAGTACCGGTACAAAGTCATCTTCGCCGAGCCCAAAACCCCCTGGCGCTTGGATTGTCCCCAGCTGAAGGACAAGAATCAGTGGAAACTGTCCGTGGAAGAGCTGAAGAAGATGAAGCCAAGCTTGgagaaggaattcctccccaTGTATTTTGGGTGGTTTCTGAGCAAAAGAAGTTCGGAGATCCTGAGGAAGGCTGGCCAGGCCTTCTTGGATGAGCTTGGGAGTCTCAAAGCCTTCAAAAAGGAGAGTAAATACT TTGCTTCTGCTATTGATGATCCCAAAATGAAAATAGATCTCACCAGCTACTTTGTGAAGAGGCCACCTGGTGTCCTGCACTGCACCACGAAATACACCGAgtttggaaaagcagctggagctgaggaaTATGCACAGCAGGAA GCTGTGAAGGCTTCCTATGGCAAAGGCTTCACCCTCTCCATCTCAGCTCTGTTCATCACCACAAAGACTGTCGGGGCTCGCATCGAGCTGAgcgagcagcagctgctgctctggcctGGGGACGCCGACAAGATCCTGCCCGCGGACAACCTGCCGCGGGGCAGCCGCGCCCACATCACCCTCGGCTGTGCCAACGGCGTCGAGGCCGTGCAGACAGGGCTCGACCTGCTGGAGTTTGTGAAGCTGGAAAAGGCAGGGAACAAAGGGGAGCAAGTGGGGGAAATTGGAGGAGGGAAACTGCTGTATTTTGATAATGGGATGTGGATGCTTGTCCTCTCCAAAAAGATCGATGTGAGGGCAATATTCTCTGGATACTATGGGAAGGGAAAACTTGTGCCAACACAGAGCACCAACAAACGGGGCTCTGCCTTCAGCTCCTGCACCATCATCTAG
- the CNP gene encoding 2',3'-cyclic-nucleotide 3'-phosphodiesterase isoform X1 — MNRGFSKKSHTFLPKIFRKMSTQSAKERPESLQFPFLDDEDTISTLKESKTLFILRGLPGSGKSTLAQAIHNRYKDACKVISVDHYKITPLIRSSIPEEYSKVDEDLVDYCKREISVVVLDDTHHERERLEQLFDIADKYRYKVIFAEPKTPWRLDCPQLKDKNQWKLSVEELKKMKPSLEKEFLPMYFGWFLSKRSSEILRKAGQAFLDELGSLKAFKKESKYFASAIDDPKMKIDLTSYFVKRPPGVLHCTTKYTEFGKAAGAEEYAQQEAVKASYGKGFTLSISALFITTKTVGARIELSEQQLLLWPGDADKILPADNLPRGSRAHITLGCANGVEAVQTGLDLLEFVKLEKAGNKGEQVGEIGGGKLLYFDNGMWMLVLSKKIDVRAIFSGYYGKGKLVPTQSTNKRGSAFSSCTII; from the exons ATG AACAGAGGCTTCTCCAAGAAGAGTCACACTTTTCTGcctaaaatatttagaaaaatgtcTACTCAATCAGCGAAAGAAAGACCCGAGAGTTTGCAGTTCCCATTCCTGGACGATGAAGACACCATCTCCACACTCAAAGAATCCAAAACCCTTTTCATCCTCCGGGGCCTGCCTGGCAGCGGGAAGTCCACCCTGGCCCAGGCCATCCACAATCGGTACAAAGACGCCTGCAAAGTCATCTCTGTTGACCACTATAAAATTACACCACTAATAAGAAGCTCCATTCCTGAAGAGTACTCCAAGGTGGATGAGGATCTAGTTGACTATTGCAAACGGGAGATCAGCGTCGTCGTTTTGGATGACACTCACCACGAGCGGGAGCggctggagcagctctttgACATTGCCGACAAGTACCGGTACAAAGTCATCTTCGCCGAGCCCAAAACCCCCTGGCGCTTGGATTGTCCCCAGCTGAAGGACAAGAATCAGTGGAAACTGTCCGTGGAAGAGCTGAAGAAGATGAAGCCAAGCTTGgagaaggaattcctccccaTGTATTTTGGGTGGTTTCTGAGCAAAAGAAGTTCGGAGATCCTGAGGAAGGCTGGCCAGGCCTTCTTGGATGAGCTTGGGAGTCTCAAAGCCTTCAAAAAGGAGAGTAAATACT TTGCTTCTGCTATTGATGATCCCAAAATGAAAATAGATCTCACCAGCTACTTTGTGAAGAGGCCACCTGGTGTCCTGCACTGCACCACGAAATACACCGAgtttggaaaagcagctggagctgaggaaTATGCACAGCAGGAA GCTGTGAAGGCTTCCTATGGCAAAGGCTTCACCCTCTCCATCTCAGCTCTGTTCATCACCACAAAGACTGTCGGGGCTCGCATCGAGCTGAgcgagcagcagctgctgctctggcctGGGGACGCCGACAAGATCCTGCCCGCGGACAACCTGCCGCGGGGCAGCCGCGCCCACATCACCCTCGGCTGTGCCAACGGCGTCGAGGCCGTGCAGACAGGGCTCGACCTGCTGGAGTTTGTGAAGCTGGAAAAGGCAGGGAACAAAGGGGAGCAAGTGGGGGAAATTGGAGGAGGGAAACTGCTGTATTTTGATAATGGGATGTGGATGCTTGTCCTCTCCAAAAAGATCGATGTGAGGGCAATATTCTCTGGATACTATGGGAAGGGAAAACTTGTGCCAACACAGAGCACCAACAAACGGGGCTCTGCCTTCAGCTCCTGCACCATCATCTAG